The following are encoded together in the Arcticibacterium luteifluviistationis genome:
- a CDS encoding sulfite exporter TauE/SafE family protein, producing the protein MLGSAFIMGLIGSLHCAGMCGPLTLLLPNDKKKYPTFFAGRTLYNIGRIFTYALLGLVIGFIGQNTTFFISKGVLSVWLGLIIIIGLFVSGNFIHNKFFYNALSRFTSKLKSGFRKSFDANYFTGQFIFGVINGLLPCGLVYAALAGAFIQLNPLTGAAFMALFGLGTLPMMLSISLGSGWIKKRFGNRIKNIIPVTYALLAVWLIFRGITTQNPDFHGQGVKAIVNCFVP; encoded by the coding sequence ATGCTTGGGTCAGCATTTATCATGGGCTTGATTGGCAGTTTGCACTGTGCCGGAATGTGCGGACCACTCACGCTTTTACTTCCAAATGATAAAAAAAAGTATCCTACCTTTTTCGCAGGCAGAACGCTCTATAATATTGGTAGAATATTCACCTATGCCCTACTCGGCTTAGTCATCGGTTTTATAGGTCAAAACACTACATTCTTTATCTCAAAAGGAGTGCTATCTGTTTGGCTCGGACTTATTATTATCATAGGTCTATTTGTCTCAGGAAACTTTATTCATAACAAGTTCTTTTATAACGCACTGAGCAGATTCACTTCTAAGTTAAAGTCGGGCTTTAGAAAAAGCTTTGATGCCAATTATTTCACTGGTCAGTTCATTTTTGGAGTCATCAATGGGCTTTTACCCTGTGGGCTTGTTTACGCCGCATTGGCAGGAGCATTCATCCAGTTAAATCCTCTTACAGGGGCAGCATTTATGGCCTTATTTGGCTTAGGAACATTACCTATGATGCTGTCAATTTCTTTAGGAAGTGGCTGGATAAAAAAACGATTTGGCAACCGTATAAAAAACATAATACCTGTCACCTATGCTTTGCTGGCCGTTTGGCTGATTTTTAGAGGTATTACTACCCAAAATCCAGACTTCCACGGGCAGGGTGTCAAAGCCATCGTAAATTGTTTTGTGCCTTAA
- a CDS encoding PAS domain S-box protein, producing the protein MPKKKTAFAEFDPLQDLIDNTSEVVMMLSPDLKFLFVNKAFREAYGFASEDVINMSFIDIIHPISLKDVKNRLQQVKQGQVVSNFQMITRNKEDKRVYLEGEITCRFEEDEVVNYRCLFRDITQRRRAERAQDLYYSIAQANLKTQDLKAFLKMVHEELQKKIYANNFFVAIYEPEDSSIYFPYRVDEQYPTPVEDRRKLGSGIVEYALVQNKPLLFYKEEFEELVKTEKIFLYGKELPEVQVIVPLKVNGKTTGVIGIKSYTDATKFSSRNLELLEFVSGQVALALVRKKSQEDLFIQTARLNAVFDSSSHQIWTVDNKRHLSSFNKNYEKLIQEQLGAPPMLNVSIEKVGWKLITPEDRPFLREKYSLAFEGKPQYFEMHWGGIDGGDDWYEFYLNPIMSTDTGKITEVSGIARNVTEKRKAIVSIQKSEEKFRNIIESFIDIYYRTDLAGNVTMISPSVLTHTGYSLEEVIGNKVDKFFENAQDSSQNIKTLLKTGSITNFDVTVKRKDGAVRQFMLNIRMIKDKRGLPYAVEGIARDITELKKYANELQIAKTEAEHSLAVKERFLANMSHEIRTPMNGIIGMIDVLNETPLELEQKDYVNTIKKSSQTLLTILNDILDLSKIEAGKMDLHLVDFELEEILKTLIALFNQKAFEKGDTIKYELSSKVPKYFKADQTRILQILSNLTSNAIKFTENGEIRIVVSLIEQEDNIFELKFEVIDQGIGITKEDQDKLFNAFQQLDNSTSKSFGGTGLGLVISRELSQRMKGEMGVNSEIGKGSTFWFTCKLQKAKKPSSNSQSNDGNIKLTDYFKDIHPKILLVDDNDVNRKVAREILRRSGCEMEEADSGKNAIATFESSQDFDLILMDIQMPEMDGIETTKILRERFSKTLPKVVAMTAYSMQDDREKFLNSGFDGYVSKPIRAATLIKTVEDMVRGKNISKSKPKKTKAFSLDDVPSFDRTVIDGLKEMVGQEMLISVFQDFEKEAEEQIKNAEVAFEDQDIKIIQQELHTLKGNSGTIGLMKIHEIVKAIEVPAKTGNLENFKENFDLLKAEFNAVRKDFSSL; encoded by the coding sequence ATGCCAAAAAAAAAGACAGCATTTGCAGAATTCGACCCACTTCAAGACTTAATTGATAACACCTCCGAAGTGGTGATGATGCTATCGCCTGATTTAAAATTCCTTTTTGTTAATAAGGCTTTTAGAGAGGCTTATGGCTTTGCATCAGAAGATGTCATCAATATGTCTTTTATTGACATCATTCACCCTATTTCTTTAAAAGATGTAAAAAACAGGCTACAGCAAGTAAAACAAGGGCAGGTTGTATCAAATTTTCAGATGATAACCCGAAACAAAGAAGACAAAAGGGTTTATTTGGAAGGAGAGATTACTTGTAGATTTGAAGAAGATGAAGTAGTAAATTATAGATGTCTTTTTAGAGACATTACCCAGCGAAGAAGAGCCGAAAGAGCACAAGATTTATATTATTCTATTGCCCAAGCCAACCTAAAAACTCAAGATTTAAAGGCGTTTTTAAAGATGGTGCATGAAGAACTTCAGAAGAAAATTTACGCCAATAACTTCTTTGTGGCTATTTATGAACCTGAAGATAGCTCCATATATTTCCCATATCGTGTAGATGAACAATATCCGACACCCGTAGAAGACAGAAGAAAACTTGGAAGTGGAATTGTTGAATATGCCTTGGTTCAAAACAAACCATTGCTTTTTTACAAAGAGGAATTCGAGGAACTTGTCAAGACTGAAAAAATATTCCTTTACGGAAAAGAACTACCAGAAGTACAGGTAATAGTTCCTTTAAAAGTCAATGGAAAAACCACCGGTGTAATTGGTATCAAATCATACACTGACGCCACCAAATTTAGTAGTAGAAACCTAGAGCTTTTAGAGTTTGTATCTGGTCAAGTAGCCTTGGCTTTGGTTAGAAAGAAATCTCAAGAAGATCTTTTCATTCAAACTGCTCGTTTAAATGCAGTTTTTGATAGTAGTTCGCATCAAATATGGACGGTAGACAACAAACGCCACCTTAGCTCTTTCAATAAAAATTACGAAAAGCTTATTCAAGAACAACTGGGAGCTCCCCCTATGCTAAATGTTAGCATAGAAAAGGTAGGTTGGAAATTAATTACCCCTGAAGATAGACCGTTTCTGAGAGAAAAATATAGCCTAGCTTTTGAAGGGAAACCCCAATATTTTGAAATGCACTGGGGCGGCATTGACGGTGGAGACGACTGGTACGAGTTTTACCTGAACCCTATTATGTCTACCGATACCGGTAAAATAACAGAGGTTTCAGGAATTGCCAGAAATGTTACCGAAAAGAGAAAAGCCATAGTTTCCATTCAGAAAAGTGAGGAAAAATTCAGAAACATTATTGAGTCATTTATTGACATTTATTACCGAACTGACTTAGCTGGTAATGTTACTATGATTTCCCCATCCGTGTTAACGCATACCGGTTACTCCTTAGAAGAAGTCATTGGAAACAAAGTAGATAAGTTCTTTGAAAATGCCCAAGACAGCTCTCAAAACATCAAAACTCTCCTAAAAACGGGAAGTATTACCAATTTTGATGTTACTGTTAAAAGAAAAGACGGAGCTGTACGTCAATTCATGCTGAACATCAGGATGATTAAAGACAAACGTGGTCTTCCTTATGCCGTTGAGGGTATTGCCCGTGACATCACCGAGCTGAAAAAATACGCTAATGAGCTACAAATAGCGAAAACCGAAGCGGAGCACTCCCTAGCAGTCAAAGAGCGTTTCTTGGCCAATATGAGTCATGAGATAAGAACGCCAATGAATGGCATCATAGGCATGATAGATGTGCTTAATGAAACGCCACTGGAGTTAGAGCAAAAAGATTATGTAAACACTATAAAAAAATCTTCTCAAACGCTGTTAACCATCTTAAATGACATTCTAGATTTATCTAAGATAGAAGCAGGTAAAATGGATCTTCATTTGGTAGATTTTGAGTTGGAAGAGATACTCAAAACACTCATTGCACTTTTTAATCAAAAAGCTTTTGAGAAAGGTGACACCATTAAGTATGAGCTTTCTAGCAAAGTCCCTAAGTATTTCAAAGCGGACCAAACCAGAATTCTTCAAATACTGTCAAACCTTACTTCTAATGCCATCAAATTTACCGAAAACGGTGAAATTAGAATTGTAGTAAGCTTAATAGAACAAGAAGACAATATATTTGAACTTAAGTTTGAGGTAATTGACCAAGGGATAGGCATAACAAAAGAAGACCAAGACAAACTCTTCAATGCGTTCCAACAGTTAGACAACTCAACTAGCAAATCGTTTGGAGGAACAGGCCTAGGTTTGGTAATTTCTAGGGAGTTAAGCCAAAGAATGAAAGGCGAAATGGGCGTAAACTCAGAAATAGGAAAAGGAAGTACCTTTTGGTTTACCTGTAAGCTTCAAAAGGCAAAAAAGCCTTCTAGCAACAGTCAATCCAATGATGGCAACATAAAACTAACCGATTACTTTAAAGACATTCATCCAAAAATATTACTCGTTGACGACAACGATGTAAACCGTAAAGTAGCAAGAGAGATTTTGAGGCGTTCTGGCTGTGAAATGGAAGAAGCCGATTCTGGCAAAAATGCGATTGCTACCTTCGAAAGTAGTCAAGACTTTGACCTTATTCTGATGGATATTCAAATGCCTGAAATGGATGGTATTGAAACCACTAAAATACTAAGAGAACGTTTCTCTAAAACCCTACCCAAGGTAGTGGCAATGACCGCATACTCTATGCAAGACGATAGAGAGAAGTTTCTTAATAGCGGTTTTGATGGCTATGTTTCTAAACCCATTAGAGCGGCAACCCTCATAAAAACCGTAGAAGATATGGTCAGAGGTAAGAATATTTCAAAATCAAAGCCTAAAAAAACTAAGGCTTTTAGCTTAGATGATGTTCCTTCTTTTGATAGAACGGTTATAGATGGTTTAAAAGAAATGGTAGGTCAAGAAATGTTGATTTCTGTTTTTCAAGATTTTGAAAAGGAAGCGGAGGAGCAAATAAAAAACGCTGAAGTGGCTTTTGAAGATCAAGATATAAAAATAATTCAGCAAGAATTACATACGCTAAAAGGTAACTCAGGAACTATAGGTTTGATGAAAATTCATGAGATAGTTAAGGCCATAGAGGTGCCAGCAAAAACAGGAAACCTTGAGAACTTCAAAGAAAACTTCGACTTACTTAAAGCCGAGTTTAATGCGGTCAGAAAAGATTTCAGTAGCCTATAA
- a CDS encoding response regulator has protein sequence MKKILLIEDNLEIRENTAEILELDGFEVITAENGKIGVEKALGSIPDLIICDIMMPVLDGYGVLHLLSKNAKTEGIPFIFLTAKADRRDFRRGMEMGADDYITKPFEELELLNAIESRLKKQELVNKKYKQMEGLEELIKDVGGDEDLRILNQNREKRNYPKKSDIYREGAYPLYLFYIEKGRVKTYKTNEDGKELIVGLYGEGDYFGHVNLMTDESYSESAAPIEDCEISLIPKSDFNDLLHKNRQVSQKFIAILSKEIKENEEQLIKLAYNSVRKRVSEALVKFFEPMNPEALKEGIKISRDDISNVAGTSLETAIRTLSDFKDEKLIEIVSGKIRILEMDKLKALRN, from the coding sequence ATGAAAAAAATATTACTAATAGAAGATAACTTAGAAATAAGAGAAAACACGGCCGAGATTTTAGAGCTTGATGGATTCGAAGTTATCACCGCTGAAAATGGAAAAATAGGTGTAGAAAAAGCTTTAGGGAGTATCCCAGATTTGATTATCTGCGACATAATGATGCCTGTTTTAGACGGCTACGGCGTCCTACATTTACTCTCTAAAAATGCTAAAACCGAAGGTATTCCATTTATTTTCTTAACTGCCAAAGCAGATAGAAGAGATTTTAGAAGAGGAATGGAAATGGGTGCTGATGATTATATCACTAAACCCTTCGAAGAGCTAGAACTCTTAAATGCTATAGAAAGCCGTTTAAAAAAACAGGAGCTTGTCAATAAGAAATACAAGCAAATGGAAGGCTTAGAAGAACTCATCAAAGATGTGGGTGGCGATGAGGATTTGAGAATTCTAAACCAAAATAGAGAGAAAAGAAACTACCCTAAAAAATCTGACATTTATCGTGAAGGGGCTTATCCATTATACCTTTTTTACATTGAAAAAGGTAGAGTAAAAACCTACAAAACCAACGAAGACGGAAAAGAACTCATCGTAGGTCTATATGGAGAAGGTGACTATTTTGGCCATGTTAACCTCATGACTGATGAATCTTATTCAGAGTCGGCAGCTCCAATTGAAGATTGTGAAATATCACTTATTCCTAAATCAGATTTCAACGATTTACTACATAAAAACAGACAAGTTTCTCAAAAATTCATTGCTATCTTATCTAAAGAAATAAAGGAGAACGAAGAACAGCTGATTAAACTCGCCTACAATTCCGTAAGAAAAAGAGTATCTGAAGCCTTGGTGAAATTCTTTGAACCTATGAACCCAGAGGCATTAAAAGAAGGCATAAAAATAAGTAGAGACGACATATCAAATGTGGCCGGAACTTCGCTAGAAACTGCTATTAGAACCCTCTCTGACTTTAAAGATGAAAAACTAATTGAAATAGTTTCTGGTAAAATTAGAATTCTGGAAATGGATAAACTTAAAGCGTTAAGAAATTAG
- a CDS encoding sugar phosphate isomerase/epimerase family protein: MERRQFLKSSAAIAAASALPLNLLFAQQLAERKFKLALNPGIIGVKSNLSQTLDYAIKYGYEAISPFTEEVMKSYSDAQLNEHTAKMKEHDISYDSTNVPVDFRKDKTTFNNDFKDLETFCKVMAKQGATRINTWIISSHNELTYNENMKEHAYRLGECARVMKDYGIRFGLEYLGTRDAVIARRYPFIASMKEGKELIGEIGGSNVGFVLDSFHWYTANDTLEDIKTLKPEDIITCDINDVRAGFERKEQRDGRRELPMATGIINIKEFLEGVIAIGYDGPVRTEPFNKVLNDMENDAALEANMTAIKKTLATVGLS; the protein is encoded by the coding sequence ATGGAACGTCGTCAATTTTTGAAATCTTCTGCTGCCATAGCGGCGGCTTCAGCTCTTCCTCTAAATTTACTTTTTGCTCAGCAATTGGCTGAGAGGAAATTTAAATTGGCTTTGAATCCTGGCATTATTGGTGTCAAATCTAATCTAAGTCAAACCCTAGATTACGCTATCAAATACGGCTATGAAGCCATCAGCCCATTTACGGAAGAAGTGATGAAGTCCTACTCTGATGCCCAACTTAATGAGCATACAGCTAAGATGAAAGAGCATGATATTTCTTATGATAGTACCAATGTTCCAGTAGATTTTAGGAAAGACAAAACTACATTTAATAATGATTTTAAGGACTTAGAGACGTTCTGTAAAGTCATGGCAAAGCAAGGAGCTACTAGGATAAATACTTGGATAATATCAAGCCATAATGAGTTGACCTATAATGAAAACATGAAAGAACATGCATACCGACTAGGTGAATGTGCTCGTGTAATGAAAGATTATGGTATTAGGTTTGGCTTAGAATATCTGGGAACTAGAGATGCCGTGATAGCTAGAAGGTATCCTTTTATCGCTAGTATGAAAGAGGGCAAAGAGTTGATTGGTGAAATAGGAGGGAGTAATGTGGGTTTTGTGCTGGACAGTTTTCATTGGTATACTGCCAATGACACGCTGGAAGACATTAAAACCCTTAAGCCTGAAGACATTATTACGTGTGATATTAATGACGTTAGAGCAGGTTTTGAAAGAAAAGAACAAAGAGATGGGAGAAGAGAATTGCCAATGGCTACAGGTATCATAAATATCAAAGAGTTCTTAGAAGGGGTAATTGCTATAGGTTATGATGGACCGGTAAGAACAGAGCCTTTTAATAAAGTGCTGAATGATATGGAAAATGATGCCGCTCTTGAAGCTAATATGACGGCTATTAAGAAGACTTTAGCTACTGTAGGCTTGTCTTAA
- a CDS encoding DUF2905 domain-containing protein, producing the protein MNQNLGKYIILAGLTLLIIGVLVYFFWDKLEWIGKLPGDISFEKGNTKIYFPVVTMILLSVLLNIILYIVRRFF; encoded by the coding sequence ATGAATCAAAACTTAGGGAAATATATCATTCTAGCAGGGCTTACACTGCTTATAATAGGTGTTCTGGTTTATTTCTTTTGGGATAAATTAGAATGGATTGGCAAGCTTCCTGGAGATATTTCATTTGAAAAGGGCAACACTAAAATCTATTTTCCAGTAGTTACTATGATTTTGCTTAGTGTTCTATTAAATATTATTCTCTATATCGTTCGCCGCTTTTTCTAA
- a CDS encoding PAS domain-containing sensor histidine kinase translates to MKSSHQFDAVFLYANEAIIITNERGEIVRINPATERLFGYADEELISKRIDTLIPDRFRKAHDGHVKKYHQKPKPRAMGAGIDLFARKKDGREFPVEVSLSPCDINGTQMVIAFIIDITERKRTETQAKDYQLKLEQDVEDRTLILQEAIEKLENTKKKLDESLQKERELNQLKSRFISTASHEFRTPLATVLSSLTLVEKYIELNDTSKQEKHLTRIKKSISNLTDILNDILSVNKIDEGKIVSNPHLFNLNELLEDLTSELNLITKPGQKILLDIESSEDIEINQDPKLLSHIISNLLSNAIKFSHMETEIHVRVTDTDDDIRISIKDEGIGIPESDLENLFTRFFRSENAGQIQGTGLGLSIVNQYAELLNGNVECISKLHKGSEFILTIPKTLEA, encoded by the coding sequence ATGAAGAGTTCGCATCAATTTGACGCCGTTTTCCTTTACGCCAATGAGGCCATCATTATCACAAATGAGCGAGGAGAAATAGTGCGAATAAATCCAGCAACAGAAAGACTATTCGGCTATGCAGATGAAGAACTAATTAGCAAGCGAATTGATACATTGATTCCTGATAGATTTAGAAAAGCTCATGATGGCCATGTAAAAAAATACCATCAAAAACCTAAGCCTAGAGCTATGGGAGCCGGCATTGACCTTTTTGCTCGAAAAAAAGATGGTAGGGAGTTTCCTGTAGAAGTAAGTTTAAGTCCCTGTGATATTAATGGAACACAGATGGTAATTGCTTTCATCATTGATATTACCGAGCGTAAAAGAACAGAAACTCAAGCAAAAGACTATCAGCTAAAGCTAGAACAAGACGTAGAAGACAGAACTTTAATTCTTCAAGAGGCCATTGAAAAGCTAGAAAACACTAAAAAGAAACTAGATGAATCGCTTCAAAAAGAAAGAGAACTTAATCAGTTAAAATCTAGATTTATTTCTACCGCTTCTCATGAATTTAGAACACCATTAGCTACGGTACTCTCTTCGCTCACCTTAGTCGAAAAGTATATTGAGCTTAACGATACGTCTAAACAAGAAAAGCACCTTACCAGAATCAAGAAGTCAATTTCAAATTTAACAGACATCTTAAACGACATTCTTTCCGTCAATAAAATTGACGAAGGAAAAATAGTTTCAAACCCCCACTTATTTAACCTAAACGAACTTTTAGAAGATTTAACATCAGAATTAAACCTCATTACTAAACCGGGGCAAAAAATACTTTTAGACATAGAGAGTTCTGAAGACATAGAAATCAATCAAGACCCCAAACTACTAAGTCATATCATAAGCAACTTACTTTCTAATGCCATCAAGTTTTCTCACATGGAAACAGAAATACACGTGAGAGTAACTGACACAGATGATGATATAAGAATTAGCATTAAAGATGAAGGAATTGGTATCCCAGAATCTGACTTGGAAAACCTATTCACAAGGTTTTTCCGGTCTGAAAATGCCGGTCAAATTCAAGGAACAGGCTTGGGTCTTTCTATTGTTAACCAATATGCTGAGCTTCTAAACGGAAACGTAGAATGCATAAGCAAACTCCACAAAGGCAGTGAGTTTATTTTAACTATTCCTAAAACACTTGAAGCATGA
- the rsmA gene encoding 16S rRNA (adenine(1518)-N(6)/adenine(1519)-N(6))-dimethyltransferase RsmA has product MAKVRAKKHLGQHFLINEAIAEDIVDLILPEGRYKKVLEIGPGMGVLTKYLLDREDMETHVVELDGESVVYLNEHFPALKGRVYNEDVLNMWLTKELALEGNEKIGIIGNFPYNISSQIFFKVLQDKDIVDEVVCMLQKEVAERIASKPGSKKYGILSVLLQAYYDIDYHINVPPISFDPPPKVDSGVIRLVRNKNVTLDCDERKFFTVVKTGFNQRRKMLSNALKPMGIDFEHPNLQKRAEQLTYQEFVELTNLIS; this is encoded by the coding sequence ATGGCAAAAGTAAGAGCAAAAAAACATCTTGGTCAGCATTTTTTAATCAATGAGGCAATTGCAGAAGACATTGTTGATTTGATATTGCCAGAAGGGAGGTATAAGAAGGTTTTAGAGATAGGCCCGGGAATGGGTGTTTTAACCAAATATCTGCTGGACCGAGAAGATATGGAAACTCACGTGGTGGAGCTGGACGGTGAATCCGTAGTTTACCTTAATGAGCATTTTCCTGCCTTAAAAGGCCGTGTTTATAATGAAGACGTACTGAATATGTGGCTCACAAAAGAGCTAGCTTTAGAGGGAAATGAAAAGATAGGTATCATAGGAAACTTTCCGTACAACATCTCTTCACAAATTTTCTTTAAGGTTTTACAAGACAAAGATATAGTAGACGAAGTGGTTTGTATGCTTCAAAAAGAAGTAGCAGAACGAATAGCATCAAAGCCTGGAAGCAAGAAATACGGAATATTAAGTGTGCTTTTACAGGCCTATTATGATATAGATTATCATATAAATGTGCCACCTATTTCTTTTGACCCACCACCAAAAGTAGATTCTGGTGTGATAAGACTAGTAAGAAATAAGAATGTAACACTTGACTGCGACGAGCGTAAGTTTTTCACTGTAGTGAAAACTGGATTTAACCAACGCCGTAAAATGCTAAGCAATGCTCTTAAACCTATGGGGATAGATTTTGAGCATCCAAATCTTCAGAAAAGAGCGGAACAGCTAACTTATCAGGAGTTTGTGGAGCTTACCAACCTAATTTCTTAA